gaattttaccgaactttccgcgctagtgggtcccacgtccgatatatgttcttaatttctcaaaaactaaccgatactagaaaaatcatctaaaaactatatttactcaataaaaattatctggggaattttctaataaagaaaatgtagaaaaggcgggcgataaataaaactccacttaagctttctaataaattgtaacactagaggtttgctaatcaagagtttgctaaccatttcaaactaatacataaactagggttttcaatcttaaccgagattagggtttcctCCTTAGCCCTAACCCTAACTTCACCACACcgaaataatgaataaccctaatatcaacttacgaactgaTTGGGGCCTCACAGACCGACGCCTTGACATTTCCAGCACTTAATATCTCGATTCCTAGGTCTTGAGGTCTCGTTTGCTGGTTTGGAAGCTTCTCTAGCATCAAACTTAGAAGCATGTGGTCGAGGATTGATGGATACCTCTTGCTTCGGCCAGGGAGTTGTTGGATTACTAGTGACTGTATCATCTCACCACGTCTGAAAATTCCGCTGATTTGGAGTGTAAGTAGAGGCATAATTTCTGgttgtacccctcctcttgagccttcGCTCAATTTTGATCGCCTTCTCCAGCATGTCCTCTAGTTTGACATAGTATTGCAGCTCGAGGTGGTCAGCAATTTCTGGTCTCAAGCTGCTGAGAAAATGCGCCATTGTTGCCTCCCTATCCTCATTAATGTCGGCTCTGAGTATGGAAATTTCCATgtccttgtagtagtcctcgACCGAACGATTTCCTTGGGGCAAggtttgaagcttttggtacaagtctCTATGGTAGTGACTTAGTGACTTGGTACAAATTGCTTCTTCATGAGGCTTTTAAGCTCAGTCCAAGTGGTTATAGATGGGTCACCACACCTTCTTCGACTTGTAACCACTTGATCCCCGTGAAACCCAAGATTCTTGGGCTCATTTTATCTTGTccaatttaattaaatggtaatttATTATGGgtaaaagcaaaaataattgCAGGTTAGGTTAAATAGGGTAAGGggtctaataaatgaaaactcTTACCCAAGCCACCTACTAATAAGTTGTGCTTGGTTTAGGATTTTATTAAAACCCTAGACAGGGAAATAACCCTAGGCTTTCCTTTCTTTCGTCTGCCTCCCTAGAGTAAGAGCCGTCTGAGAGGAGAGAAGGAGGAGCAGGCGACACCGTCAATCGATCCGACGACTAGGCATCTAAACCTGTAAGTCTCGAGTTCATGCAAGAAAACTTCTCTTTTAAGTTTTAGTAGTTgtattagttgttctagtaatTATATGGACATGTATTGTTGTTACATAGGTATATATGTTTTGATAAGATTCGTATCTGGGTTAATAGAACTAGGGGGTGATTTTAATCTGGAGATTATAGGGTGTTGAatctgtttaaaaaaaaaagaaagaaaggaaagggaaGAGCAGCGGCGGCTGGCTGGACGTTGCAGAAGCAACGCCGCACACAGGGGCGGCAGAGAAAAGAATTCCAAGGGTtggccgaaaaaaaaaaaaaagaatgagaggATGTCGCCAGCAAGTGCTGGCGACAATAGAGCAAAATCATGGTTGGCCTTTCGGccaaccaattgaaggtttggGTCTCCAGACCCTCTGGCGACCATGGTTTGGCCAACCATGGGTCCCACccgaggaaaaataaaaataaaaataatagtaaataaaaaaataaataagaaaaaaggGAGGCAATTTAAACTTGGACCAAACTATAGTATAAAAATTCAGTAAATGTTTagtaaatgaattttaaatataacTAGCCCATTTTTATAGCATATCATGAATACTAAAATTTAGGATTCAATTTAAAGTAGTTGTTAGAATGGAAGGGTTGTCACGTAAAGTTATACTTAGTTAAGTACGTATACGATATTTTAATGGAAACCTAAAACATCTTAATCTAGCTGTATCAAGTCAAGTTAAACGAGGTAAGACAAGTGCTAAATTGTTAAACGAAatgcttaaaataataataataataataataatgctaATAATAGTCCGAATAATAGCACTAATAATCACAGCGGTAAATAATAATGTGGATGACAACACTAATGATAACGATAATAATAAGAAGGAATAATTATaagttataaataaatatagtaAGATAGTAGTGAGGATAATAAACAGGATTGTGAATAATTATTTTCTgttaaattaggaaactttacaAAATGAACACTTTCCAAATTAATaaactttctaaaaatagaaactttccaaattaggaaactttccaaaaatggAAATCGTCCAATTTGAGGGAAATGTTATTAGGGTCCATATAATGGTCTAGATATGAATCTTGTACTTACTTAGAGGTTGTAAATTTATGCATCTATAGGAAGTAACAACTAATTAGGGAACCTATGCATTTGATAGGTACGATACAAGGACCTAAGGTAGTTCCACTCGAGCAGCCAAACAGAGGTAGGTGGTATTTACCCTTCTGAGGTTTCAAATGTGCAAATGAAATTCTTGTTTTCAACCCTATTTGGTTGTGTTGACTCGAAACGTGTTtgattaaatgctttatttggaTATTTATGAAAGTTATATTTTACTATACAAAAATGGATCAAgtgacttatttgaaatgttttgatatgTTTGTATATACAAAATGAGCTGAATCTTTTATGAAAGCAAAGATTTATGTATGTGAcacatgaaatgaaatttttgacAAGTAAAGTTCAGAGCAGTCATGGAATAGACGGTAGGGGCTATAGTCCTGTCTAATcgccatggtagcctggtataaagtccgATCGATTGGcaaggtcatggtagcctggtatagagtCCGGCCGATTTACAAAGTCATGATAGCCTGGTATAAAGTTCGGTCGATTGACAAGGTCATGGTAGGCTGGTATAAAATGAGACCAATCGGTAGGctggtataaagtccggccgattgacccAAGTATGAAATGAGACCAATCGGTAGTCATGAAATCTATTGGTTGCCCACCTAGAAggggtttaatctctaggctgaGTACTCAGTAGCTGGTCAttacatgtacttgttatgagctgaTATGAAAGAAGATTTACGAACGGATATGGAATGATTTATGAACTAGTGTGAAATGAGACTTACTAACTGATATGAATTGTTTATGATTGGGTATGAAGAGACTTGTGAATTGAGACGAAATGATTTATGACTTTATGATTTTCCATGCTCATTTATCAGAGGAACGCAGGGGGGGCGGCCGGCAAATGTCACTAACATGGAGGAATTCAATTCGTCTATGTTCACGTGTGGACTTTCTCCAGTGGATTTCGTTGGTTGCCCATTTACCTGGACGAACTGCACGGTGTGGCAGCGGTTGGACAGGGCTCTCATTAACTCCCGGTGGGCGGCGGCATACTCGGTCACGAAGGTCTCTCACTTCCCCCGCGGCCGGTCCGATCACGCGCCACTCTTGATCAAGGCAGGGTCGGGATTGACAGTCCCACCTTCATTCAGGTTTTCCAACGTGTGGCATCGCCACCCCGCTTTTTTGGAGATGGTGTCCACGGTCTGGCATCAAACGGGCTCAGGAGTCGGGATGAATCTATTTTTTTCTATGTTGGCTTCTCTTCGAGCTCATCTAAGAAAGTGGAGCAAGGAGGAATTTGGCAATATATTTGCTCGGGTAAAATCAGCAGAGGAGACATACAAGCAAAGGGAGGCGGAGTTTGATTCAAATGGAGGGGAACCGTCGAAGCTTCGTCTCTATGAAGCTAGGGCGGTGTATCTACGGGAGCTATGGTGGAGTGCGAGTTCTGGCGACAAAAGGCGGTGCTGCGGTGGATCAAGGAGGGCGACGCGAACACCTCCTTTTTTCGCTCAGTGGTTAAACAGAGAAGGAACTCCAATTACATTTCTCGAGTCAAAGATGAAGGTGTGGGCTGGCTGCAAGACACGGTTGACATACAGGCTTCGGCGGTACGTTTTTTCTCGGCTTTGTTTCAGTCTAGTGGGTATGCCCATTCTCCCGAACTGCCCTCAGAATTACCTAGAGTAAATACGGAGAAGGATGAGATGTTGCGGCGTTTACCGGAGTTGGAGGAGATTCGAGCAGTAGTTTTCTCCATGGATGCAAATAGCGCTCCAGGGCCGAATGGATTTGTGGCGGGGTTTTATCAGCAGTGCTGGGAGGTTATCAAAGGTGACTTATTGGTGGTTGTGCAGGACTTCTTTAGGGGAATTGAGCAACCCAGAGGCTTCTCAAATGCGTTACTAGTGCTGATCCCCAAGGTGGAGGGGGCGTTCTAGTGGAAGGACTTCAGGCCAATTAGTCTCTGTAATACGAGTTCGAAGATTATTTCAAAGATCCTGGCCATTCGTTTGGGGGGCTTGCTACCCAAGCTCATTTCAGTGTGGCAGATAAGATTTGTCCCCGGAAGGGGTATTGTGGACAATATTCTGTTGGCTCACGATTTGATGTTGGAGCTGGACTGGAAACTCGCTCACCCGAATTTGGTTCTCAAGCTCGATATGGAGAAGGCATATGACAGAGTGGAATGGCCGTTCCTCCTCTTCATGCTGCGGAGTTATGGATTCTCAGAAGTCTCGGTTGACTTCCTCTTCAGGACCCTCTCCAACTCATGGTTCTCGGTGCTGATCAATGGCCAACCCACAGGCTTCTTTAAGTCTAGTAGGGGGGTGCGCCAGGGGGACCCGTTGTCACCTGCGCTCTTTTTGTTCGTGGCTGAGTTTCTGGGGCGGGGTCTCCAGTAGCTCGAGCTCAGGCATACGGACAGAAGCTATGTCGCTCCTGGAGGTACAGTACCCTATCTGGCATTTGCTGATGACACAATCATTTTCACTCGGTGCTCGAAACCTTGCCGACGGTCCTCCACCAGTTTCTCCTCCTCTATCAACAGCACTCCGGGCAATAGGTCAATGCGGGGAAGAGTGCTCTCCTCACGCCCTCCCGCGTATCTCTGGACCAGACCAGGTTGATGGAGACAATACTGGGGTTTCCCAAGCAGTCTCTTCCTGTCAAATATTTAGGGGTTCCACTGGGTCGTGGTAGGATGGGTGCAGCGATTTTCGATCCCCTCCTGGGAAAGTTGCGGGCGCGCCTCTTCCATTGGAGCTCTAAGCTACTGAGCGCGGGGGGTAAGGTGGTCCTCATCCGACATGTGCTTGGCTCGATTCCTCTGTTTCTATTGCAAGCAATTAGCCCCCCCCAAAATCCATTTTGGCTGTCTTGGGCAGGATTTGCAACGCCTTCTTATGGGATTTAAGTAGTGAGTCGAAGAGGATACACTGGGCGGCGTGGGAGAAACTCTGCTTTCCAGTTCAAGAAGGGGGTCTGGGGTTCCGCTCGTTTGAGGACTCGGCGAAGGCTTTTGCTTGTAAGTCGTGGTGGCAGTTAAGGAAGAAGGACTCGACATGGGCAGGCTATATGCACCATAAATACGTTAAGCACTCGCATCTGTTGATCGCTACGGTGGATCACCCTCCAACATCTTGGCGACGCCTGTTGGCGGTTCGAGACTTTGCGGAGTCACAGATACGGTGGTGCCTGGGGAAGGGGCTAGTCGACTTTTGGTATGACACCTGGTGTGGCGACCTTCCCTTGGCGCAAGTGGTGGATGTGATCAACCCCACCCACGCTGTGGTGACAGAGTTCTATACGGCTCACGGCTGGAATGTCCCGCGGCTGAGGGAGTGGGTTCCTGAGGTTGTGGTGCAGCGGATCACTAGCATTCATTTCTCTCCAGAACAAGATGATGCCATGGTTTGGGTAGCTTCCGCTAATGGAGAGTTCTCTGTAGCCTCTGCGTGGGAGGCTATCCGTCAAAGGCGAAATACGTCCGCAGTTGATCGCTATGTATGGGGTTCGATTGTCCCTTTACGAGTTTCCTTTTTTGCATGGCGTCTGCTGCGTAGCTGGCTCCCCCTAGACCAGGTGATACAGAGGAGGGGGGTGACATTATGCTCTCGGTGTAGTTGTTGTCAGCAGGCTCAAGAATCTATCAATCATCTTTTCCTGTCAGGTGCGGTGGCTAGGGCTGTGTGGGACCACTTCTTCAAAGTGTTCGGACTGCTCCCGACTAATGCTCCCAGTGTTGCCAATATGTTGTCCCACTGGTTCTCCTCCCACTCCAAAGTCTCAACAACACATGTGAGGGTTCTTGTTCCCTTGTTAGTTCTCTGGTTCATTTGGAAGAGCAGGAACTTGGCAAGATTCAAGGCAGGTGTGGTCACTCCAGCTCATGTAATTTTCCAGATTGAGAAGTTTATGTGCCAGATGGGTAAAGCTCGTGCATTCTTAAAGGCCTCCTTTTCAGGTGACCGGGATTGTCCATGGGCCCATTTCGGCGGACTCCATAGGCGGCCTAAGGCGATTGCATTGGTT
This portion of the Coffea arabica cultivar ET-39 chromosome 2e, Coffea Arabica ET-39 HiFi, whole genome shotgun sequence genome encodes:
- the LOC113729113 gene encoding uncharacterized protein produces the protein MEEFNSSMFTCGLSPVDFVGCPFTWTNCTVWQRLDRALINSRWAAAYSVTKVSHFPRGRSDHAPLLIKAGSGLTVPPSFRFSNVWHRHPAFLEMVSTVWHQTGSGVGMNLFFSMLASLRAHLRKWSKEEFGNIFARVKSAEETYKQREAEFDSNGGEPSKLRLYEARAVYLRELWWSASSGDKRRCCGGSRRATRTPPFFAQWLNREGTPITFLESKMKSSGYAHSPELPSELPRVNTEKDEMLRRLPELEEIRAVVFSMDANSAPGPNGFVAGFYQQCWEVIKGDLLVVVQDFFRGIEQPRGFSNALLVLIPKIRFVPGRGIVDNILLAHDLMLELDWKLAHPNLVLKLDMEKAYDRVEWPFLLFMLRSYGFSEVSVDFLFRTLSNSWFSVLINGQPTGFFKSSRGVRQGDPLSPALFLFVAEFLGRGLQ